A genomic stretch from Neodiprion fabricii isolate iyNeoFabr1 chromosome 3, iyNeoFabr1.1, whole genome shotgun sequence includes:
- the LOC124178583 gene encoding uncharacterized protein LOC124178583 isoform X2 — translation MKLALTSLVIVAVLACFVHDASAQRNWWEINQDGSVALTTSRTSTSAPATVATLPTASGLPANCPCVTTLQYNPVCGDNRITYTNPETLKCAQDCGLGVKLLFNGRCEKLA, via the exons ATGAAATTAGCATTAACATCTCTTGTCATCGTTGCCG TTTTGGCATGCTTCGTCCACGATGCATCAGCCCAGCGAAATTGGTGGGAAATAAACCAAGATGGTTCGGTGGCGCTCACAACCTCGAGGACGTCAACTTCCGCTCCGGCAACAGTGGCTACACTCCCTACAGCTTCCGGGTTGCCTGCCAACTGTCCATGCGTCACTACTCTGCAGTACAATCCAGTCTGTGGTGATAACAGAATCACCTATACCAATCCAGAAACGCTGAAATGTGCCCAAGATTGTGGCCTAG GAGTAAAACTGCTCTTCAATGGACGCTGTGAGAAGCTCGCATAA
- the LOC124178583 gene encoding uncharacterized protein LOC124178583 isoform X3, which yields MKLALTSLVIVAVLACFVHDASAQRNWWEINQDGSVALTTSRTSTSAPATVATLPTASGLPANCPCVTTLQYNPVCGDNRITYTNPETLKCAQDCGLAVKLLFHGRCEKLP from the exons ATGAAATTAGCATTAACATCTCTTGTCATCGTTGCCG TTTTGGCATGCTTCGTCCACGATGCATCAGCCCAGCGAAATTGGTGGGAAATAAACCAAGATGGTTCGGTGGCGCTCACAACCTCGAGGACGTCAACTTCCGCTCCGGCAACAGTGGCTACACTCCCTACAGCTTCCGGGTTGCCTGCCAACTGTCCATGCGTCACTACTCTGCAGTACAATCCAGTCTGTGGTGATAACAGAATCACCTATACCAATCCAGAAACGCTGAAATGTGCCCAAGATTGTGGCCTAG CCGTGAAACTGCTCTTCCATGGACGCTGTGAAAAGCTTCCATAA
- the LOC124178583 gene encoding uncharacterized protein LOC124178583 isoform X1, giving the protein MKVALTSLVIVAALACFVHDASAQQNWWERDQDGSVAIASSRTSTSAPSTAAPASGMPANCPCVTTPQYNPVCGDNRMTYDNLERLKCAQNCGVGEYQICGHALSTKIFEGLKGDLFPIMDFFTASSKTALQWTL; this is encoded by the exons ATGAAAGTAGCATTAACATCTCTTGTCATCGTTGCCG CTTTGGCATGCTTCGTCCACGATGCATCAGCCCAGCAAAATTGGTGGGAAAGAGACCAAGATGGTTCAGTGGCGATCGCATCCTCGAGGACGTCAACTTCCGCTCCATCGACAGCAGCCCCTGCTTCCGGGATGCCTGCCAACTGTCCATGCGTCACTACTCCGCAGTACAATCCAGTCTGTGGTGATAACCGAATGACCTACGATAATCTTGAAAGACTGAAATGTGCTCAAAATTGTGGCGTAGGTGAGTATCAGATATGCGGTCATGCTTTGTCAACAAAGATATTCGAAGGTTTAAAAGGAGATTTGTTTCCTATTATGGATTTCTTTACAGCTTC GAGTAAAACTGCTCTTCAATGGACGCTGTGA
- the LOC124178583 gene encoding uncharacterized protein LOC124178583 isoform X4 gives MKVALTSLVIVAALACFVHDASAQQNWWERDQDGSVAIASSRTSTSAPSTAAPASGMPANCPCVTTPQYNPVCGDNRMTYDNLERLKCAQNCGVGVKLLFNGRCEKLA, from the exons ATGAAAGTAGCATTAACATCTCTTGTCATCGTTGCCG CTTTGGCATGCTTCGTCCACGATGCATCAGCCCAGCAAAATTGGTGGGAAAGAGACCAAGATGGTTCAGTGGCGATCGCATCCTCGAGGACGTCAACTTCCGCTCCATCGACAGCAGCCCCTGCTTCCGGGATGCCTGCCAACTGTCCATGCGTCACTACTCCGCAGTACAATCCAGTCTGTGGTGATAACCGAATGACCTACGATAATCTTGAAAGACTGAAATGTGCTCAAAATTGTGGCGTAG GAGTAAAACTGCTCTTCAATGGACGCTGTGAGAAGCTCGCATAA